In Candidatus Omnitrophota bacterium, the genomic window CTGCCAGGCATCAGGCGGCAGGTCGGCTTTTTGGCTGCTGAGCTCCTGAAGAAATTCCTCGCGCGTCCAGCCGGTTTCCTCCCAGACTTGCGGCAAAAACACGCCGCTGCGTCCCTGGTATTCAAGGATCACCCCGTCGCGCCCGGGGACTAACTCTTTGAGGTCGCCAAGCGGCCTGGGGCGGGTCAAGACAGAGACTTCGATATCAATCTCCTGTAATTCACCCGCCGCCACCGGCGGGAATCGCGGATCGCGCAATGCAGCACTCAGGGCGACTTCTGGAATCGTCTTCGTCAGCGGCTCTGTCGTCTGCACGTGTCCGATGCAGCCACGCAGCTGGCCATGCTTGCGCAGGGTCACGAAGGCTCCGCGCGCGCGCGAAAGCTCTGGATAGCGCTTCAACGCCTCTTGCGGATGCGGCACGTCCCGCTTCGCCAACCCGATCATCAGCATCTGGCGCGCGGCGCGCACCAACGCCTCCCCTGCCTTGGCCGAGAGCCGACCGGTGGAGGGTGTCGGCGCATCGAACATCGCGATCGACGCATAGCCCACCACCTTGGATGGATTGCCGAAGGTATCGCCGGAATTGGCGGCAAACAGCAGCTGGCGCGAAAGAAACCCAAGCTTCTGCGCCAGCAAGAGACTGGTGACAATCGGGCCGCGGCCGCACGCCTCAAGCTCTCCTGCGGAAAAGAGCCGATCTACCGCTTGCGGGGTTTCCTGCAGGATCGCGCTGATCGTGCGCTCATCGCGCTTGAGGGCCTCATCATACGGATGGTAGTGGGAGAGGTCGCTGCTAAAAACAAACAGCGTATCGCCCACGCGTGCGAGGCCGGTTAACGCCTCGGCAAGCTGCTCAGCGTCGCGCAGGGTGGCACTCCCCATCAGCACCGGCACGAGCCGAAAGCGTCCCAGCGTGTCTTGAAGAAACGGCAGCTCCACCTCCATCGAGTGCTCGC contains:
- the amrB gene encoding AmmeMemoRadiSam system protein B, with the translated sequence MHQRLLKWRVLLLLLVSAAVAATPVAAEVRQSQVADQFYPGDQAELLELVEYLLKRQPEAALTTKPRILIVPHAGYQYSGLVAANGFRTLPGRHYDRVVVVGFTHQAQFSGSSVDTAEAFRTPLGEIPIDQEAVAVLQTYPGIRYLREAHEGGEHSMEVELPFLQDTLGRFRLVPVLMGSATLRDAEQLAEALTGLARVGDTLFVFSSDLSHYHPYDEALKRDERTISAILQETPQAVDRLFSAGELEACGRGPIVTSLLLAQKLGFLSRQLLFAANSGDTFGNPSKVVGYASIAMFDAPTPSTGRLSAKAGEALVRAARQMLMIGLAKRDVPHPQEALKRYPELSRARGAFVTLRKHGQLRGCIGHVQTTEPLTKTIPEVALSAALRDPRFPPVAAGELQEIDIEVSVLTRPRPLGDLKELVPGRDGVILEYQGRSGVFLPQVWEETGWTREEFLQELSSQKADLPPDAWQRATLSTFQAQVFSESP